In a genomic window of Diadema setosum chromosome 3, eeDiaSeto1, whole genome shotgun sequence:
- the LOC140226313 gene encoding uncharacterized protein, producing MSPARGTSPGIVQLKEQRLSVYCSPRFCRRSRFLETACVNSMLEKRDDIGWLRAFDPRFGSQGNPSPSPNSRRSKSANGLASSPVPNNRKKFASQSTISQQSSSDTDSLGCAHLLANMDISSPAITTNDGSPVDINSPQPGTPTLLPKRQKQRPASLALLDNHATAHSLDSNANGDSGVGPACCSLHVRRERPVDRSPAGSARAIPTSSRSLNPPTCNPLSKSCSDLRGANIEECCMIHPNFSCRCPSHLSLQSARVSTPSDSRTGSRISLISEGVDSYEGLYEKAYRATYVMDKDRLVQETKVSPDRLVREWLARQEEVTQRTPEQQEVQQ from the coding sequence ATGTCTCCAGCCCGCGGCACGAGTCCAGGCATTGTGCAGCTGAAGGAACAGAGGTTGAGTGTGTACTGTTCACCCAGGTTTTGCAGGCGGAGCCGCTTCCTCGAGACGGCCTGTGTGAATTCTATGCTAGAAAAGCGTGACGACATTGGTTGGCTGAGAGCGTTCGATCCCCGCTTCGGCTCGCAGGGTAATCCGAGTCCCAGCCCGAACAGCAGACGATCCAAGTCAGCGAACGGACTCGCCTCCTCGCCCGTTCCGAATAATCGCAAGAAGTTCGCGTCGCAGTCCACAATCTCTCAACAGTCTTCTTCGGATACTGATTCGCTTGGTTGTGCGCACCTCCTGGCTAACATGGACATCAGCTCGCCTGCCATCACAACGAACGACGGTAGTCCGGTAGACATAAATTCCCCACAGCCGGGCACACCTACGCTCTTGCCGAAGCGACAGAAGCAACGACCAGCTTCCCTGGCTCTGTTGGACAACCATGCGACCGCCCATAGCCTGGACTCAAATGCCAATGGGGACTCGGGCGTTGGCCCCGCTTGCTGCAGTTTACACGTCCGCAGGGAACGACCGGTCGACCGCAGCCCGGCTGGGTCCGCCAGAGCCATCCCTACCTCTAGCCGCAGTTTGAACCCACCAACGTGTAATCCTCTGAGTAAGTCATGTTCTGACCTTCGGGGTGCTAACATCGAGGAATGCTGCATGATCCACCCGAACTTCTCCTGCAGGTGCCCAAGTCACCTGTCCCTCCAATCAGCGCGCGTTTCTACGCCGTCAGACTCGCGGACAGGCTCTCGGATAAGCCTTATTTCGGAAGGTGTTGACTCTTACGAAGGACTCTACGAAAAGGCCTATCGAGCAACGTACGTGATGGACAAGGACCGGCTGGTGCAAGAGACTAAAGTGTCCCCTGATAGATTAGTACGTGAGTGGCTGGCAAGGCAGGAGGAGGTAACGCAACGCACTCCGGAACAACAAGAAGTGCAGCAGTAG